A region of Egicoccus sp. AB-alg6-2 DNA encodes the following proteins:
- a CDS encoding 3-hydroxyacyl-CoA dehydrogenase NAD-binding domain-containing protein — MSDDVHTRFKLTYTDAPRAGRLAILTMDNGRDYTKPNTFGAQALQSLSAALDELATQTDVKGLLLTGKPFIFAVGADLTQFAGMDAEGARAGGEGGHEVFARLMALPFPTLAAINGACMGGGLEIALHCDYRTVSTGAAAIAFPEVFLSIVPGWGGTQLAPRIVGAQNAVDAIVVNALDNNKMMKPKEAFERGFADRLIDSAVFLDDSIALLERLVTGEETIVREVDATVGLDEALANARAFADAKVHGATRAPYLALELIEFAARGGDLAEGRAREAEALATLLPAHQAQASVYAFDLVQNRAKKQPWRPDARPRRLQKIAVVGAGLMGAQLGALHLQRLELPLVMKDIDEGVLGRCRDHIEGELDKQVAKGRMKAGKASFLKGLVTYTTSYEDVRGADWVIEAVLERMDLKQAIFGDLEAVLDDGAILATNTSSLSVGEMAGKLSHPERVVGFHFFNPVAVLPLVEVIKPEGVADKAMATAFDVAKKLKKTAVQCADRPAFIVNRLLSRFNGTAVTALRHGNDFRQIDEAVKGLGLPMGPFELFGLVGLKVAFHTAQTLADAFPDRFVIDDNFRAIADSDLPGIYDWSAGGEVYAGIRDLVQVDAGATPLTDDEIRRMALEAAADECGRMLNDGTVADARDIDTGMIMGAGFPFFMGGLCRHLDQTGISERVLGRTLITPEDHAQR; from the coding sequence ATGAGCGACGACGTCCACACCCGCTTCAAGCTGACCTACACCGACGCCCCTCGCGCCGGCCGGCTCGCGATCCTCACGATGGACAACGGGCGCGACTACACCAAGCCCAACACGTTCGGCGCCCAGGCGCTGCAATCGTTGTCGGCGGCGCTGGACGAACTGGCGACGCAGACCGACGTCAAAGGGCTGCTGCTGACCGGCAAGCCGTTCATCTTCGCCGTCGGGGCCGACCTGACCCAGTTCGCGGGCATGGACGCCGAGGGCGCGCGCGCCGGTGGCGAGGGCGGTCACGAGGTGTTCGCCCGCCTGATGGCGTTGCCGTTCCCCACGCTCGCGGCGATCAACGGCGCGTGCATGGGCGGCGGGCTCGAGATCGCGCTGCACTGTGATTACCGGACCGTGTCGACCGGTGCCGCGGCGATCGCGTTCCCCGAGGTCTTCCTGTCGATCGTGCCGGGCTGGGGCGGTACCCAGTTGGCGCCGAGGATCGTGGGCGCGCAGAACGCGGTCGACGCGATCGTGGTCAACGCGCTCGACAACAACAAGATGATGAAGCCGAAGGAAGCGTTCGAGCGCGGGTTCGCCGACCGCCTCATCGACTCCGCCGTGTTCCTCGACGACTCCATCGCCCTGCTCGAACGCCTCGTCACCGGCGAGGAGACCATCGTGCGCGAGGTCGATGCGACGGTGGGCCTGGACGAAGCACTCGCCAACGCCCGCGCGTTCGCCGACGCCAAGGTCCACGGCGCGACCCGGGCCCCCTATCTCGCCCTCGAACTGATCGAGTTCGCCGCGCGTGGCGGGGACCTGGCCGAAGGGCGTGCGCGCGAGGCCGAAGCGCTCGCGACGTTGTTGCCGGCCCACCAGGCACAGGCGTCGGTGTACGCGTTCGACCTGGTCCAGAACCGGGCCAAGAAGCAGCCCTGGCGCCCGGACGCACGGCCGCGCCGCCTGCAGAAGATCGCCGTCGTCGGTGCGGGGCTGATGGGCGCGCAACTCGGCGCGCTCCACCTGCAACGGCTGGAACTGCCGCTCGTGATGAAGGACATCGACGAGGGCGTCCTCGGCCGTTGTCGCGACCACATCGAAGGCGAACTCGACAAGCAGGTGGCGAAGGGCCGGATGAAGGCCGGCAAGGCCAGCTTCCTCAAGGGGCTGGTGACCTACACCACCTCGTACGAGGACGTCCGCGGCGCCGACTGGGTCATCGAGGCCGTGCTCGAGCGCATGGACCTCAAGCAGGCCATCTTCGGCGACCTCGAGGCGGTGCTCGACGACGGCGCGATCCTGGCCACCAACACCTCGTCGCTGTCGGTCGGGGAGATGGCCGGGAAGCTGTCGCACCCCGAGCGGGTGGTCGGCTTCCACTTCTTCAACCCCGTCGCCGTCCTGCCCCTCGTCGAGGTGATCAAGCCCGAAGGCGTGGCCGACAAGGCCATGGCGACGGCGTTCGACGTGGCCAAGAAGCTGAAGAAGACGGCCGTCCAGTGCGCCGACCGGCCGGCGTTTATCGTCAACCGGCTGCTGTCACGGTTCAACGGCACGGCGGTGACTGCACTGCGGCACGGCAACGACTTCCGGCAGATCGACGAGGCCGTCAAGGGTCTCGGGCTCCCGATGGGGCCGTTCGAGCTGTTCGGCCTGGTCGGGCTGAAAGTCGCCTTCCACACGGCGCAGACGCTCGCGGACGCGTTCCCGGACCGGTTCGTGATCGACGACAACTTCCGGGCGATCGCCGACAGCGACCTGCCGGGGATCTACGACTGGTCCGCCGGCGGCGAGGTGTACGCCGGGATCCGCGACCTGGTCCAGGTCGACGCCGGGGCGACCCCGCTCACCGACGACGAGATCCGCCGGATGGCGCTGGAGGCCGCCGCCGACGAATGCGGACGGATGCTCAACGACGGCACCGTCGCCGACGCGCGTGACATCGACACGGGGATGATCATGGGGGCCGGCTTCCCGTTCTTCATGGGCGGGCTGTGCCGACACCTCGACCAGACCGGCATCAGCGAGCGCGTCCTCGGCCGCACCCTCATCACCCCCGAGGACCACGCCCAACGCTGA